A genomic segment from Lutzomyia longipalpis isolate SR_M1_2022 chromosome 3, ASM2433408v1 encodes:
- the LOC129792379 gene encoding zinc finger protein 845-like, giving the protein MTSENPPEAIFIKIDPKYVLLNEENENSSISSRRNLRSKRMKKTESEEKSEESLEIFKSEETGSDKDCESSQGESEEEFEKSKRNKSRKTGRNKNCLCNVCGKSFKQPRYLARHAIIHTDARPFSCDLCSKTFNRKDKLLSHRRLHGSSEEDRGEGEKQNKCETCGEVFKDKDQLRIHRTIHTSTKEVLKCSICKEFFPSKEELKAHYFTHKASQDTDAGQKTQIFDCSYCYKSFLSSELLKEHVGIHGVPFRTMEQLLHKCTECGKSYSQMSSLNNHMLTHRKDFRCAHCEMSFTRKDKLIKHARMHEFAKEFSCAKCGRSFDDEFKLKHHMRVHSGDTDHVCLICNKHFQASKNLKRHMIIHTGERPFQCSYCGGTFSRRDKLTAHLRLHQSRGEIHRDGEQRITQTAKRVKKEKSSEVPVVKEDEGRSSLDIPSVMNALSAGGICDIKEEVEDDGGDEGEDHHLPSPPASPVDDVKSDADDAEDSIFDCSHCYKSFLHFDLLKSHMEEAHDAEVEAELQEKFRFTCVMCKKEFTSRHTFNQHMQTHSKEKTFKCVECVMSFDRFFQLVSHMKVHQRQKAFACPLCGRSFDDATRLEYHTKVHTNEKDFTCNLCGKGFQSVKNLRRHELSIHSTKKPFVCTEEGCDMAFSRKDKYVIHMRHHQRPGWRTCKKCDRVFPTNRQMREHREQCGNDRKPKENFPEGLHCSQCDSSFKQAWHYRKHLQSHKDGMVLYRCDLCRKTFSQKDRLESHMKCHTEGKKKRKT; this is encoded by the exons ATGACTTCTGAAAATCCCCCGGAAGCTATATTTATCAAGATTGATCCTAAATATGTCCttttgaatgaagaaaatgaaaattcatcaatttcttcAAGGAGAAATCTAAGATCGAAGCGAATGAAGAAGActgaaagtgaagaaaaatctgaGGAATCGTTGGAAATCTTTAAATCTGAGGAAACAGGAAGTGATAAGGATTGTGAATCCTCACAAGGAGAATCTGAAGA ggaatttgaaaaatcaaaaaggaaCAAATCCAGGAAGACGGGAAGGAACAAGAACTGCCTCTGCAATGTTTGTGGGAAGAGCTTCAAGCAGCCCAGGTACTTGGCTCGTCATGCAATAATCCACACGGATGCCAGGCCCTTCAGTTGTGATTTGTGCAGTAAAACCTTCAATAGAAAGGACAAGCTTTTGAGCCATCGTCGACTGCACGGAAGCTCCGAAGAGGATCGAGGAGAAGGTGAGAAGCAGAATAAATGTGAAACTTGTGGGGAAGTCTTCAAGGACAAGGACCAGCTACGAATTCATCGTACAATTCACACAAGCACGAAGGAAGTTCTCAAATGTTCAATTTGCAAGGAATTCTTCCCATCAAAGGAAGAGCTAAAAGCTCACTATTTCACCCACAAAGCTAGTCAGGACACAGATGCAGGGCAGAAGACACAAATCTTCGATTGCTCCTACTGCTACAAAAGTTTCCTGAGTAGTGAGCTGCTGAAGGAACATGTTGGCATCCATGGAGTCCCTTTCCGGACAATGGAACAACTCTTGCACAAATGCACCGAATGCGGGAAGTCCTACAGTCAAATGTCCTCCCTCAACAACCACATGCTCACGCACAGGAAGGATTTTCGTTGTGCTCACTGCGAGATGAGCTTCACGCGGAAAGATAAGCTGATAAAACACGCCCGGATGCATGAATTTGCCAAGGAATTCTCCTGCGCCAAGTGCGGAAGGAGTTTTGACGATGAATTCAAACTCAAGCATCACATGCGTGTTCATTCCGGGGACACAGATCACGTTTGCTTGATCTGCAACAAGCACTTCCAGGCTTCGAAGAATCTCAAACGACACATGATTATTCACACCGGAGAGAGACCTTTTCAGTGCTCCTACTGCGGTGGGACATTCTCACGACGGGACAAGCTTACGGCGCACTTGAGGCTACATCAGAGTCGAGGAGAGATTCATCGGGATGGAGAACAAAGAATCACACAAACTGCTAAAAGGGTCAAAAAGGAGAAGAGTTCAGAAGTTCCGGTTGTGAAGGAAGATGAAGGAAGGAGTTCCCTTGATATTCCTTCTGTTATGAATGCCCTGTCTGCCGGGGGAATTTGTGATATAAAGGAGGAAGTAGAAGATGATGGTGGGGATGAAGGAGAAGATCACCACCTTCCAAGCCCTCCAGCATCTCCTGTTGATGATGTAAAATCCGACGCTGATGACGCAGAGGATTCAATCTTCGACTGTTCGCATTGCTACAAGAGCTTCCTCCACTTTGACCTACTCAAGTCTCACATGGAGGAAGCTCATGATGCTGAGGTTGAGGCAGAACTTCAGGAGAAATTCCGCTTTACATGCGTCATGTGCAAGAAGGAATTCACCAGCAGGCACACCTTCAATCAGCACATGCAGACGCACAGCAAGGAGAAGACCTTCAAGTGTGTTGAGTGCGTCATGAGCTTCGATCGTTTCTTCCAGCTTGTGAGTCACATGAAGGTTCATCAGCGACAGAAGGCCTTCGCGTGTCCCCTCTGTGGACGGAGCTTCGACGATGCCACGCGCCTGGAGTACCACACAAAGGTCCATACGAATGAGAAGGATTTCACGTGCAATCTCTGCGGCAAAGGGTTCCAATCTGTGAAGAATCTTCGACGCCACGAGCTGTCAATTCATTCGACAAAGAAACCCTTTGTGTGCACCGAAGAAGGGTGCGATATGGCATTCAGCCGGAAGGACAAGTACGTCATCCACATGAGGCATCATCAGCGTCCAGGATGGCGGACGTGCAAGAAGTGCGACCGAGTTTTCCCGACAAATCGACAGATGCGCGAACACAGAGAGCAATGTGGGAATGATAGGAAGccgaaagagaattttccggAAGGGCTCCATTGCAGTCAGTGCGACTCATCCTTCAAGCAGGCGTGGCACTACAGGAAGCACCTGCAGAGCCACAAGGATGGGATGGTGCTGTATCGATGTGATCTCTGCAGGAAAACCTTTTCGCAGAAG GATCGCCTTGAGAGCCATATGAAGTGCCACACGGAaggaaagaagaagagaaaaacataa
- the LOC129792444 gene encoding thioredoxin-related transmembrane protein 2 homolog translates to MSLKKDLVLLLKPYYWVNILLSLSYIVAKRAPYVCTILFDQADQCELDGRETEILFFLLIVVMIRTRKAGSVTMINYLTSSFMYTKFANLILWFYSDFRYGISFGALFILLALILPEPTYSGPENVVYFRGLNTLEEELERDKRVSWLVEFYTVWNPACVNFAPVFAQLSSEYHLDNLKFGKIDLGRFPEAGKKFHVSDSSLSRQLPTLILFRNGKEVSRRPMGDAHGKLQKFFFSEDNIKAAFDLNNLYRECRDNPIKKGALTAEDKKKN, encoded by the coding sequence ATGTCGCTGAAAAAGGATTTAGTGCTGTTATTGAAGCCCTACTACTGGGTCAACATCCTGCTGAGCTTGTCGTACATTGTGGCCAAGCGGGCACCCTACGTGTGCACAATTCTCTTCGATCAGGCGGATCAGTGTGAGCTCGATGGCCGGGAGACGGAAATCCTCTTTTTCCTCCTCATTGTCGTGATGATTCGCACCAGGAAGGCGGGGAGTGTCACCATGATCAACTACCTGACATCCTCCTTCATGTACACCAAGTTTGCCAATTTGATTCTCTGGTTCTACAGCGACTTCCGCTACGGAATCAGCTTTGGGGCGCTCTTCATCCTCCTGGCGTTGATTCTACCCGAGCCGACGTATTCTGGCCCCGAAAATGTGGTCTACTTTCGCGGATTGAATACCCTGGAGGAGGAATTGGAGCGAGATAAGCGAGTTTCCTGGCTCGTGGAATTCTACACCGTTTGGAATCCGGCCTGTGTCAATTTTGCCCCCGTTTTCGCGCAACTCTCCTCCGAGTATCATCTGGACAATTTGAAGTTTGGCAAAATTGACTTGGGACGCTTCCCGGAAGCCGGGAAGAAGTTCCACGTCTCGGACAGCTCACTAAGTCGACAACTTCCAACGCTCATACTCTTCCGGAATGGAAAGGAAGTCTCCAGGCGCCCCATGGGTGATGCTCATGGAAAACTGCAGAAGTTCTTCTTCTCCGAGGACAACATCAAAGCTGCCTTTGATCTCAACAACCTCTACCGGGAGTGCCGAGACAATCCCATCAAGAAGGGCGCCCTGACAGCTGAggataagaagaaaaactaa